In Bacteroidales bacterium, a genomic segment contains:
- a CDS encoding acetate kinase has translation MKILVLNCGSSSIKYQLFDMEKGEQVLAKGLVERIGIANSVLKHTVIGKDAVVETADIPDHTDGIQRIVNILLDPVKGVLKDKSEIKAAGYRVAHGGEFFPESVFITNEVKEKIKQLFEVAPLHNPANLKGIDAMETLLPGLPQVAVFDTSFHQTMPEKAFLYGLPYEYYEKNKIRRYGFHGTSHKFVAQKAAALIGKNWEDLKIITCHLGNGSSIAAIKNGKSIDTSMGYTPVEGVIMGTRVGNIDSGALLSIMEREKMSVADANKLINKKSGLFGVSGVSSDMRDISAAADEGNKRAKAALEVFAYKVKKYIGSYMAALNGLDVLVFTGGIGENHIEGRLSICKDMENLGIEISAEKNNCRGKDEIISTDNSKVKVVTISTNEELVIARDTFSICSKVNS, from the coding sequence ATGAAAATACTTGTTTTAAATTGTGGTAGTTCTTCTATTAAATATCAATTATTTGATATGGAAAAAGGAGAGCAAGTTCTTGCAAAAGGTTTGGTAGAGCGAATTGGAATTGCAAACAGTGTGTTGAAGCATACTGTAATTGGCAAAGATGCTGTTGTTGAAACTGCTGATATTCCTGACCATACTGACGGAATTCAAAGAATTGTAAATATTTTGCTTGACCCTGTGAAAGGCGTGTTGAAAGACAAAAGTGAAATTAAAGCAGCCGGATACCGCGTTGCACATGGTGGGGAGTTTTTTCCTGAAAGTGTTTTCATTACAAATGAAGTAAAAGAAAAAATAAAACAATTATTTGAAGTAGCCCCACTACATAATCCTGCAAACTTAAAAGGAATTGATGCTATGGAAACTTTGTTGCCAGGATTGCCACAGGTTGCAGTTTTTGATACATCTTTTCATCAAACAATGCCTGAAAAAGCGTTCCTATATGGACTTCCGTATGAATATTATGAAAAGAATAAAATTCGCAGATATGGATTTCATGGAACCAGCCATAAATTTGTAGCTCAAAAAGCTGCTGCTCTAATTGGAAAAAATTGGGAAGATTTAAAAATAATTACTTGTCATTTAGGAAATGGCTCATCAATTGCAGCTATTAAAAATGGAAAATCCATTGACACTTCTATGGGATATACGCCTGTTGAAGGTGTAATTATGGGCACTAGAGTAGGCAATATTGACTCTGGAGCTTTGCTTTCAATTATGGAGCGTGAAAAAATGTCTGTAGCTGATGCAAATAAATTGATTAATAAAAAATCTGGATTATTTGGTGTTTCTGGTGTTTCTTCAGATATGAGAGATATTAGTGCTGCTGCAGACGAAGGTAATAAGCGAGCAAAAGCAGCCCTTGAGGTATTTGCTTATAAAGTAAAAAAATATATTGGCTCGTATATGGCTGCATTAAATGGTCTTGATGTTTTAGTTTTTACAGGTGGAATAGGTGAAAATCATATAGAAGGACGTTTAAGTATTTGTAAAGACATGGAAAACCTTGGTATTGAAATTAGTGCTGAGAAAAATAATTGCAGAGGAAAAGATGAAATAATTTCAACAGACAATTCTAAAGTAAAAGTTGTAACAATTTCTACAAACGAAGAACTTGTGATAGCTAGAGATACCTTTAGTATTTGCTCTAAGGTTAATTCTTAA